The genomic stretch TTCAGCAATGGAGATAAACGTACCAATAGGGATAGAATCGCCATTTTTATCTTTGGCTTGTGTGAAGGCTTCTTGCATTACAAGCGTACCTTTTTTCTCTCCATTTAAGATATGCGCATCTCCAATATATCCCACTTCAAATTTACCATGGTCAATGATGTCATAAATGAGTTCTCGCCACTCTTCCATGTCTCGGGTTAAATCACTCTCATCTCGGATATAGGCTTCGTTGGGACCAATTTGTTTGGCCAATTGATACGCCTCATTCGCTGCATCCAAAATACCATATGTGGTACCAATAGGGTTAAATGGCGTTGCTCCAACATGTGCTACGCCATCTTTACCCAATTCAACTCCGAGTTTTTCAAACTCCTTTTTAAAGTGTTCAACGAGTTGTGTGGCTCGTTCATGTGAAAACTCTTTGGCAATTACAGCAAACTCTGAACCATAAAAACGATATGCAGAGACATTTTTACAAAAATCAGATTTGCACGTATCTAAAATATTGGCAAAACTTTTAATAAAATGATTCACCTCTTTAGAGGAGTGTTTATTGGCATACGAAGCCAAGTCATCAATTTTTATGGTTAAGATGTATCCATATGATTTTGCCATAAACATCTTTTTCATATCGGTTTCAAACGTCTGTTTGAGTTGCAATCCTGTGAGGTTATCCACAGATAATTGTTTGGTGATATTAGCAAGATTGTTGTTCAGCTTAGAGATAATGGATTCAATTTTTGTGGACATATCATTCATGGCAATGGCAACATTTTTAATCTCTGTGGTCCACGGCAAGTTTTTAATCACCCCAAAATTCCCTTTGGCAATATTTTGTGCCAGTTTTTCAATGTTTTTAAGCGGTTGCAGAATAAATCGTAAAAACAGCACCAACAGAGCAATAGAGACTAAAAAAGCTACGATGGCATAATAAATGGCGCCTTTGGCTTGTTCATAAAGTTTGGCATACGCTTCACCTGCATTGGCACTGACATAAATAACAGCAGCTTTGTTCCATCCATCACTGATCTCACTGCTTGTCTCTTTTAATTCAATGGGGATAAGGTTAATAAACCATTGAGGCACATACTCAAACTTTTCTTCACGTGTCTGTTTGACTAAAACCTTATCAAATTCAAACTCGACATTTTCTGTGAGGCTTGTTGTATCGTTTGTGAGCGTCACTTCAATGGGAAAATGACCTCCATTAAGATACGCTTGTGACGGTACAAAAATATAACTTTTTACACTGTTTGTTGTATTGGTGTTGTCGAGTTCTTCATTTTCTAAAGCCGCCAATTCATTTAATAATTCCGCATCATCATTCTGTTGTTTAATTTGTCCATATTTTGGATCAATCGTTATGGCTTGAACATACCAAGTACCATCATTTTTACCCACTTTATTAAGCAGTTGGGTGGTGGTAAAGGAAAAGTTAATGTCTTCGAGTCGAATCTCTTTATAAAAGCCACGATTGGCAATCGCTTTGATGATGGTTTCAATTTCTGGGTCTTGTTTATCTTGCATAAATGTTTTCAACGTCATCCCAAGCGATGTTGCCGTATCTTGAGCTTTTGTGATGGATTCACTCTGTAAATAGGCTTTGGTGTTGGTAACACTGATGATAAAATTTCCCGTAAATATCATAAAGAATATCAACGAGATGATGATATAGAGTTGTTTCGACAAAGACATTGTTTTTCCTTTTATTAAATTCGAGACATTAAGTCTTTCCAAGATTTTAAATTATTACTGCCGACGCGTTCGTCGCCTTTTCCTTTTGTTTGTGCTTTCCATAATCCTTCGGCATTAAAACTGTAAACAGGTTTCAAATCGGGACGTTTACTGGCGACTTGCAGACGTTTGTCAACATTGTCTAAAACAATTGGAATCGAGTTGGGTTTGTGATAATA from Candidatus Marinarcus aquaticus encodes the following:
- a CDS encoding EAL domain-containing protein, translated to MSLSKQLYIIISLIFFMIFTGNFIISVTNTKAYLQSESITKAQDTATSLGMTLKTFMQDKQDPEIETIIKAIANRGFYKEIRLEDINFSFTTTQLLNKVGKNDGTWYVQAITIDPKYGQIKQQNDDAELLNELAALENEELDNTNTTNSVKSYIFVPSQAYLNGGHFPIEVTLTNDTTSLTENVEFEFDKVLVKQTREEKFEYVPQWFINLIPIELKETSSEISDGWNKAAVIYVSANAGEAYAKLYEQAKGAIYYAIVAFLVSIALLVLFLRFILQPLKNIEKLAQNIAKGNFGVIKNLPWTTEIKNVAIAMNDMSTKIESIISKLNNNLANITKQLSVDNLTGLQLKQTFETDMKKMFMAKSYGYILTIKIDDLASYANKHSSKEVNHFIKSFANILDTCKSDFCKNVSAYRFYGSEFAVIAKEFSHERATQLVEHFKKEFEKLGVELGKDGVAHVGATPFNPIGTTYGILDAANEAYQLAKQIGPNEAYIRDESDLTRDMEEWRELIYDIIDHGKFEVGYIGDAHILNGEKKGTLVMQEAFTQAKDKNGDSIPIGTFISIAEKYEKVIDFDKAVVKKVIDYINKNQIAHEISINLSLDSIENSVFISWLLSTIHANANVASQLVFSITAYGVAKDENKFKTFSKAIHDSGAKIIIKRFETKFIPLDNIKEYNLDYIRLARDYTNGIANDSSKQGFVEAMQELSTLINIKVFAENVKEDEDFEKVSQLNIYGASR